The following proteins are encoded in a genomic region of Streptococcus cristatus AS 1.3089:
- a CDS encoding GNAT family N-acetyltransferase: MIREAIPNDLDELLHLYLSLHETAIPEKSPTLQKVWQRMVEDPDHHIIVKALDGKIVSSCICVVIPNLTRGLRPYALIENVVTHHDFRGKGYASECLDFAKKIATEANCYKMMLLTGSKKESTWKFYKRAGYNHQDKMAFIQWLD, translated from the coding sequence ATGATCAGAGAAGCCATTCCAAACGACCTAGATGAATTACTCCATTTGTACCTCTCCTTGCACGAGACGGCCATTCCAGAAAAAAGCCCAACCTTACAAAAGGTCTGGCAGCGGATGGTAGAAGATCCAGACCACCATATTATTGTCAAAGCACTTGACGGAAAGATTGTTTCTTCTTGTATTTGTGTCGTCATTCCCAATCTCACGAGAGGACTGCGTCCCTACGCTCTGATCGAAAATGTCGTTACTCATCATGACTTTAGAGGCAAGGGTTATGCTAGTGAATGCCTTGATTTTGCTAAGAAAATAGCGACCGAAGCCAATTGCTACAAAATGATGCTACTGACGGGCTCCAAGAAAGAAAGCACTTGGAAATTTTATAAACGGGCTGGCTACAATCACCAAGATAAAATGGCCTTTATCCAGTGGCTAGACTAA
- the spxB gene encoding pyruvate oxidase has translation MTQGKITASAAMLNVLKTWGVDTIYGIPSGTLSSLMDALAEDKDIRFLQVRHEETGALAAVMQAKFGGSIGVAVGSGGPGATHLINGVYDAAMDNTPFLAILGSRPVNELNMDAFQELNQNPMYNGIAVYNKRVAYAEQLPKVIDEACRAAVSKKGPAVVEIPVNFGFQEIDENSYYGSGSYERSFIAPALNEVEINKAVEILNNAERPVIYAGYGGVKAGEVITELSRKIKAPIITTGKNFEAFEWNYEGLTGSAYRVGWKPANEVVFEADTVLFLGSNFPFAEVYEAFKNTEKFIQVDIDPYKLGKRHALDASILGDAGQAAQAILDKVNPVESTPWWRANVKNNQNWRDYMNKLEGKTEGELQLYQVYNAINKHADQDAIYSIDVGDTTQTSTRHLHMTPKNMWRTSPLFATMGIALPGGIAAKKDNPDRQVWNIMGDGAFNMCYPDVITNVQYDLPVINVVFSNGKYAFIKDKYEDTNKHLFGCDFPNADYAKIAEAQGAVGFTVDRIEDIDAVVAEAVKLNKEGKTVVIDAHITQHRPLPVEVLELDPKLHSEEAIKAFKEKYEAEELVPFRLFLEEEGLQSRAIK, from the coding sequence ATGACTCAAGGGAAAATTACTGCATCAGCAGCAATGCTCAACGTATTGAAAACATGGGGCGTAGACACAATCTACGGTATCCCATCAGGAACACTCAGCTCATTGATGGACGCTTTGGCTGAAGACAAAGATATCCGTTTCTTGCAAGTTCGCCACGAAGAAACAGGTGCTCTTGCAGCGGTTATGCAAGCTAAATTCGGTGGCTCAATCGGGGTTGCAGTAGGTTCAGGTGGTCCAGGTGCGACTCACTTGATTAACGGTGTTTACGATGCAGCTATGGACAACACTCCATTTCTTGCTATCCTTGGATCACGTCCAGTCAACGAACTCAACATGGATGCCTTCCAAGAATTGAACCAAAACCCAATGTACAACGGTATCGCTGTTTACAACAAACGTGTAGCTTACGCTGAGCAATTGCCAAAAGTAATTGACGAAGCTTGCCGTGCTGCAGTTTCTAAAAAAGGTCCAGCTGTTGTTGAAATCCCAGTAAACTTTGGTTTCCAAGAAATCGACGAAAACTCTTACTACGGATCAGGTTCTTATGAGCGTTCATTTATCGCTCCTGCTTTGAACGAAGTTGAAATCAACAAAGCAGTTGAAATCTTGAACAATGCTGAACGCCCAGTTATCTACGCTGGTTACGGTGGTGTTAAAGCTGGTGAAGTGATTACTGAATTGTCACGTAAAATCAAAGCACCAATCATCACAACTGGTAAAAACTTTGAAGCTTTCGAATGGAACTATGAAGGGTTGACAGGTTCTGCTTACCGTGTTGGTTGGAAACCAGCCAACGAAGTGGTCTTTGAAGCAGATACCGTTCTTTTCCTTGGTTCAAACTTCCCATTTGCTGAAGTTTATGAAGCCTTCAAGAACACTGAAAAATTCATCCAAGTCGATATTGACCCTTACAAACTCGGTAAACGCCATGCTCTTGACGCGTCTATCCTTGGTGATGCAGGTCAAGCAGCACAAGCGATCCTTGATAAAGTAAACCCAGTTGAGTCTACTCCATGGTGGCGTGCAAACGTTAAGAACAACCAAAACTGGCGCGATTACATGAACAAACTCGAAGGTAAAACTGAGGGTGAATTGCAATTGTATCAAGTTTACAATGCAATCAACAAACATGCTGATCAAGACGCTATCTATTCAATCGACGTAGGTGATACTACTCAAACATCTACTCGTCACCTTCACATGACACCTAAGAACATGTGGCGTACATCTCCACTCTTTGCGACAATGGGTATTGCCCTTCCTGGTGGTATCGCTGCTAAGAAAGACAATCCAGATCGCCAAGTATGGAACATCATGGGTGACGGTGCATTCAACATGTGCTACCCAGACGTGATTACCAACGTTCAATACGACCTTCCAGTTATCAACGTTGTCTTCTCAAATGGTAAATATGCCTTCATCAAGGACAAATACGAAGACACAAACAAACACTTGTTTGGTTGTGACTTCCCTAATGCTGACTATGCGAAAATCGCTGAAGCGCAAGGTGCTGTTGGATTTACAGTAGACCGTATCGAAGACATCGACGCAGTCGTTGCAGAAGCTGTGAAACTCAACAAAGAAGGTAAAACTGTTGTTATCGATGCCCACATCACGCAACACCGTCCACTTCCAGTAGAAGTACTTGAATTGGATCCAAAACTTCACTCAGAAGAAGCTATCAAAGCCTTCAAGGAAAAATACGAAGCAGAAGAACTCGTACCATTCCGCCTCTTCTTGGAAGAAGAAGGTTTGCAATCACGCGCAATTAAATAA